GCAGGCGACCAGCTCACCTTCACGCAGCACGGCGATGCGCTGGCACACCGCGGCGGCGAGGTTCAGGTCGTGCAGCGCGACCAGAACGGTCAGCCCGCACCCGGCCAGGAAGGTCAGCAACTCCACCTGGTGACGCACGTCGAGGTGGTTGGTCGGCTCGTCGAGCACCAGCACGCTCGGCTCCTGCACCAGCGCCCTGGCCATCAGCACGCGCTGGCGTTCACCACCGGACAGCGACAGCACGCTGCGCAACGCCAGGTGCGTGATATCCATGCGCCGCAACGCGTCCCGGCACAGCTGGCGTTCGCGGGCGGTGAGCCGGGCGTTGCCGCGCTGGTGCGGTGACCGCCCGAGCGCGACCACCTCCTCCACGGTGAAGTCCAGCTCGGCGCGGCTGTCCTGGGTGAGCGCGGCGATCGAGCGCGCGCTTTCGGCCAGCGGCACCCGGCTCAGGTCCTCGTCGTTGAGCAGGACCGCGCCGCCGCTCGGGCGCAGCGCGCGGTACACGCAGCGCAGCGCGGTCGACTTGCCGCTGCCGTTCGGCCCGACCAGGCCGACCACCTCGCCCTCCCCCACGTCCAGGCACAGCTCGCGGACCAGCGCCTTCCCGGCGACCTCGACCGAAACCTCCCGCAGCGAGAGCTTCGCCTGTCCCATCAGCGATCTCCGAACATGTACCCGCGCCGGCGCATCAGCACGATGAACACCGGCACCCCGATCAGCGCGGTGATCACGCCGATCGGCAGTTCCTCCGGCGCCACCACGATCCGGGCCAGCACGTCCACCCAGACCAGGAAGATCGCCCCGGCCAGCGGCGCGATCGCGAGCACCCGGCGATGACTGGAGCCGACCACGATCCGGACCACGTGCGGCAGCACCAGCCCGACGAACGGGATCGCGCCGCTGACCGCCACCAGCAGCCCGGTCGCGCCCGCGGTGAGCAGGAACAGCCCGCGCCGCAACGCCGCCGCGTCCACACCGAGGCTGGCCGCGGTCTCGTCACCGAGCGAGAGGATGTCGAGCGGCCTGCTCTTTCGCAGCAGCACGACGATGGTCACCACCACCGCGGCCGCGGCGATCGGCAGCGACTGCCAGCTGGCCGCGCCCAGGCTGCCGAGCAGCCAGAACAACACCGTCTGCGCGGCCTGGCTGTTCGGCGCGAGGAACACGATCATGCTCATCACCGCCTGGAAGGCGTAGGCGAGCGCGACCCCGGTCAGCACCAGCCGCAACGGCGTGAGC
The genomic region above belongs to Amycolatopsis sp. YIM 10 and contains:
- a CDS encoding ABC transporter ATP-binding protein, which codes for MGQAKLSLREVSVEVAGKALVRELCLDVGEGEVVGLVGPNGSGKSTALRCVYRALRPSGGAVLLNDEDLSRVPLAESARSIAALTQDSRAELDFTVEEVVALGRSPHQRGNARLTARERQLCRDALRRMDITHLALRSVLSLSGGERQRVLMARALVQEPSVLVLDEPTNHLDVRHQVELLTFLAGCGLTVLVALHDLNLAAAVCQRIAVLREGELVACGSPAETLTPALVHEVFGVWASVVDHPRTGIPQLLYDLDPERPESPERTDTA
- a CDS encoding iron ABC transporter permease codes for the protein MRTEVRGEPSWRLLAEPSESGAPARGGLTGGIVVLSLVLLVSVLAGIALGPTVVPLDEVLRYLRAALTGGSISQAELTGYSIVWDVRTPRVLLAVVVGAGLAVVGVALQALVRNALAEPFVLGISSGASVGATAVVVFGVFASLGVLAMSVAAFLGALIATVLVYLAARSALGLTPLRLVLTGVALAYAFQAVMSMIVFLAPNSQAAQTVLFWLLGSLGAASWQSLPIAAAAVVVTIVVLLRKSRPLDILSLGDETAASLGVDAAALRRGLFLLTAGATGLLVAVSGAIPFVGLVLPHVVRIVVGSSHRRVLAIAPLAGAIFLVWVDVLARIVVAPEELPIGVITALIGVPVFIVLMRRRGYMFGDR